Within Anaerolineales bacterium, the genomic segment AAAGTCCTTTCCATGCGGCGGAAGTAGAATGTGCCGCTTATGAGCAGCAAGAGGGCGACGATGATGGAAACGAGCAGCGACTGCGGGTCGGGCTGACCGGCGTCGAGAATCGCCCAGCGGAATCCCTGAACTACGCCTGCCATCGGATTCAGACCGTAGAGCACCTGCAGCGTTTTGTCGGTGATCAGCGTGGCGGAATAGACCACCGGCGAGGCGTACAACCACGCCTGCACCAGGAATGGAGTCACGTAGCCGATGTCGCGATAGGCGACGTTTAAGGCCGCCAGCCAAAGACTCGTTCCGAGTGACGTAATAAAGGCAAGCAGCAGGAAAAGCGGCAGAGTCCAGATCGCCGGTGTGGGCGGGAATCGATAGAAGATCATCAACCCGATCAAGACGAGGAACGCCAGGCAGAAATCGACCAGCCCGGCTACGACCGAAGCGAACGGTATGGCCAGACGGGGGAAGTAGATCTTGGTGATCAAATTCCGGCCGGCGACCAGGCTGGCGCTGGCTTTGTTGATCCCGTCCTGGAAAAAGACCCAGGGCAGCAGCCCAGCATAGTAGAACAACGGCGCCGGTGCTTCGTCCGTCGGCAGACCGGCAAGCTGGCCAAACACGAGGCTGAAGATCACCATGCTCAGAAACGGTTTCAGGATCGCCCAGGAGGCACCCAGGAGAGTCTGCTTGTAGCGGACCTTCAGGTCCCGCCAGATCAAGAAGTACACCAAGTCCCGATAGCGCCACAGCTCCCCCAGATTGAGCCCGCTCCAACCGCGTGAAGGCTGAATGAGGCTGATCGGGACGGCGTCGCCCCGGGTGATTGCGCGTTCCGCGCTCATGACGAAGCCGCTCCGGCGTCGAGGCGATCCCGGTTTTCCCGATACCAGTCGATCGTCTTCCGTAAGCCCGCTTCGAAAGGCATCTGTGCTTCAAAGTCAAATTTGGCTTTCGCTTTGGAGACGTCCAGGCCGCGCCGGGGTTGTCCGTTCGGCTTCGAGGTGTCCCAGACCAATTTGCCTTCGAATCCGGTGAGTTCGGCGATCATGCCGGCCAGGTCCTTGATGCTGATCTCGTGGCCCGAACCGAGGTTCACCGGATCGCTGCTGTTGTAGCGTTCCGCTGCGAGGAGGATGCCTTCGGCCGCATCTGCGGCGTAGAGGAATTCGCGCGTCGGGCTGCCGTCTCCCCAGACCACCACTTCGTTGTCGCCGCGTTCCTGCGCTTCGATGCACTTGCGAATCAGGGCCGGGATGACATGCGAAGTCTTTAAATCGAAATTATCGCCAGGCCCGTAGAGATTGACCGGGATGAGGAAAATCGAATTGAAACCATACTGCTGACGGTATGCCTGGGATTGCACGAGCATCATCTTCTTTGCCAGACCGTAGGGTGCATTCGTCTCCTCCGGATAACCATCCCACAGGTCATTTTCTCGAAAAGGAACTTTGGC encodes:
- a CDS encoding ABC transporter permease encodes the protein MSAERAITRGDAVPISLIQPSRGWSGLNLGELWRYRDLVYFLIWRDLKVRYKQTLLGASWAILKPFLSMVIFSLVFGQLAGLPTDEAPAPLFYYAGLLPWVFFQDGINKASASLVAGRNLITKIYFPRLAIPFASVVAGLVDFCLAFLVLIGLMIFYRFPPTPAIWTLPLFLLLAFITSLGTSLWLAALNVAYRDIGYVTPFLVQAWLYASPVVYSATLITDKTLQVLYGLNPMAGVVQGFRWAILDAGQPDPQSLLVSIIVALLLLISGTFYFRRMERTFADVV
- a CDS encoding GDP-L-fucose synthase, producing the protein MPEEIRPDDFWGKQRVVVTGGAGFLGGYVVDKLRRRGVKEIFIPTIEEYDLVQLEAIKRMLRDSRPNVVIHLAANVGGIGANKARPAEFYYDNLMMGAQLMHQSWKTGIEKFVAIGTVCAYPKFAKVPFRENDLWDGYPEETNAPYGLAKKMMLVQSQAYRQQYGFNSIFLIPVNLYGPGDNFDLKTSHVIPALIRKCIEAQERGDNEVVVWGDGSPTREFLYAADAAEGILLAAERYNSSDPVNLGSGHEISIKDLAGMIAELTGFEGKLVWDTSKPNGQPRRGLDVSKAKAKFDFEAQMPFEAGLRKTIDWYRENRDRLDAGAASS